A DNA window from Acomys russatus chromosome 7, mAcoRus1.1, whole genome shotgun sequence contains the following coding sequences:
- the LOC127192151 gene encoding olfactory receptor 51G2-like: MFCNTSTPGHSTFLLTGFPGLEASHHWVSIPINLICVVSILGNSIILFLIRTDPALHEPMYIFLSMLAASDLGLCASTFPTMVRLFWLGTRELPFDFCAAQMFFIHAFTYVESGVLLAMAFDRFIAIRDPLHYATILPHSAVVKVGAAILVRAVLLNLPGPILLRRLLFPQISTLSHCYCLHCDLVGLACSDTRINSLVGLVSILLSLGLDSSLIMLSYALILRTVLGIATPGERLKALNTCVSHLCIVLIFYLPKLGLSVLHRVEKHSYPALAVLMANLHFLVPPFMNPVVYSIKSKQIRQGFLRRFQQKRVEVS, from the coding sequence ATGTTCTGCAATACCAGCACTCCTGGTCACTCTACCTTCCTCCTCACTGGCTTTCCAGGCTTGGAAGCCTCCCATCATTGGGTTTCTATTCCCATCAACCTCATCTGTGTGGTTTCCATCCTGGGCAACAGCATCATCCTCTTCCTGATCCGCACAGATCCAGCTTTACACGAACCCATGTACATCTTCCTGTCCATGCTAGCAGCCTCTGATCTGGGCCTCTGTGCCTCCACCTTCCCCACCATGGTACGACTCTTCTGGCTGGGTACTCGGGAGCTGCCCTTCGATTTCTGTGCGGCCCAGATGTTTTTCATCCATGCTTTCACCTATGTGGAATCTGGTGTGCTGCTGGCCATGGCCTTTGATCGCTTCATTGCTATCCGTGATCCTCTGCACTATGCCACAATCCTCCCCCACTCAGCAGTGGTAAAAGTCGGGGCTGCCATTCTGGTACGGGCCGTCTTGCTTAACCTCCCCGGACCCATCCTTTTGCGGCGTCTGCTCTTTCCTCAGATCAGTACCCTCTCCCACTGCTACTGCCTGCACTGTGACCTTGTGGGACTGGCCTGCTCAGACACCCGGATCAACAGTTTGGTTGGCCTGGTATCCATCCTACTCTCACTGGGCCTTGACTCTTCCCTCATCATGCTGTCCTACGCTCTGATCCTACGGACTGTGCTGGGCATTGCAACACCTGGGGAACGGCTCAAGGCACTCAACACGTGTGTCTCACACCTCTGCATCGTCCTCATCTTTTATTTGCCCAAGTTGGGGCTGTCTGTGCTGCACCGAGTGGAGAAACACAGCTACCCAGCTCTGGCTGTGCTCATggccaacctgcacttcctggTGCCACCTTTCATGAACCCTGTTGTCTACAGTATCAAGTCAAAGCAGATCCGTCAGGGTTTCTTAAGGCGTTTCCAGCAGAAGAGGGTTGAAGTTTCCTAG
- the Trim21 gene encoding E3 ubiquitin-protein ligase TRIM21 codes for MSSSTTSKMSVEKMWEEVTCSICLDPMVEPMSIECGHSFCKECISEVGKKGGGTCPQCRQQFLLRNFRPNRHITNMVANLKQIAQNTKKGSQEVRCMKHGETLHLFCEEDGQALCWVCAQSGKHRDHTTVPIEEAAKLYQEKLHVALEKLRKGKELAEKLEMDLARQRTDWKENVDTQRSRIHAEFVHQNSLLAQEEQRQLQRLEEDEREHLRLLGKKELELAEKNQALQELIAELERRSRCSELELLQEVRLVLERSESWNLDTSDVASPDLPNACHVPGRKKMLRTCWVHVTLDCNTANPWLIISKDRRQVKIGDTPKNVPENNERFNNYPMVLGAQKFCSGKMYWEVDVTRKEAWDLGVCRNSAQRKGQFSLSPENGFWTIWLWKKDSYEAGSSPHTTLHVPMPPCQIGIFVDYEAGIVSFYNITDHGSLIYTFSECDFAGPLRPFFGVGFNDDGGNAAPLKLCPLKM; via the exons ATGTCATCCTCTACAACTTCAAAAATGTCTGTGGAAAAGATGTGGGAGGAGGTGACCTGCAGTATCTGCCTGGACCCCATGGTGGAGCCGATGAGCATCGAATGTGGCCACAGCTTTTGCAAGGAATGCATTTCTGAGGTTGGGAAAAAAGGGGGCGGTACATGTCCCCAGTGCCGCCAACAGTTCCTGCTCCGAAACTTCAGGCCCAATCGGCATATAACCAACATGGTAGCAAACCTAAAACAAATAGCCCAGAATACCAAGAAGGGCAGCCAGGAAGTCCGCTGCATGAAGCATGGGGAGACACTGCATCTGTTCTGTGAGGAAGATGGGCAGGCCCTTTGCTGGGTGTGTGCCCAGTCTGGGAAACACCGTGACCACACCACGGTCCCTATTGAAGAGGCTGCTAAGCTATACCAG GAGAAGCTCCACGTGGCTTTagaaaaactgagaaaagggaaagagttGGCCGAGAAGTTGGAAATGGATCTTGCAAGGCAAAGAACAGATTGGAAG GAGAACGTGGACACGCAGAGGTCGAGGATTCACGCAGAGTTTGTACATCAGAACAGCTTGCTGGCTCAGGAGGAacagaggcagctgcagaggctggaggaggatgagagggagCACCTGAGACTCCTGGGGAAGAAGGAGCTTGAGCTGGCAGAGAAGAACCAGGCCCTGCAGGAGCTCATCGCAGAGCTGGAGAGGAGGAGCCGGTGCTCCGAGCTGGAGCTTCTGCAG GAGGTGAGGCTCGTCCTGGAAAG gagtGAATCCTGGAACCTGGACACGTCAGATGTTGCCTCCCCGGACCTGCCAAATGCATGCCACGTGCCAGGGCGGAAGAAGATGCTGAGGACATGTTGGG TTCATGTTACTCTGGATTGCAACACAGCCAACCCATGGCTCATCATCTCAAAGGACCGGAGACAAGTGAAGATTGGAGACACGCCTAAGAATGTGCCTGAGAATAATGAGAGATTTAATAATTACCCCATGGTGCTAGGTGCTCAGAAATTCTGCTCTGGGAAGATGTACTGGGAGGTAGATGTGACCAGAAAGGAGGCCTGGGACCTGGGGGTTTGCAGAAATTCtgcacagaggaaggggcagtTTTCACTCAGTCCTGAGAATGGTTTCTGGACCATTTGGCTGTGGAAAAAAGATAGCTATGAGGCTGGGAGCAGCCCCCACACCACCCTCCACGTGCCGATGCCTCCATGCCAAATTGGGATCTTTGTGGACTATGAGGCTGGCATTGTCTCCTTCTACAACATAACTGACCATGGCTCCCTCATCTACACCTTCTCGGAGTGTGATTTTGCCGGGCCTCTGCGGCCCTTCTTCGGTGTCGGTTTCAATGATGATGGTGGGAATGCGGCACCTCTGAAGCTCTGTCCGCTGAAGATGTGA
- the LOC127192150 gene encoding olfactory receptor 52B4-like: protein MASFNYTGTSHSLFILLGIPGLEDQHLWISFPFFLSYLVALFGNSILIFVIITERSLHEPMYLFLCMLAVADLILSTTTVPKALAIFWFHAGTISLDGCVTQIFFIHATFIAESGILLAMAFDRYVAICDPLHYSTVLSRVVILRIGLAVVLRSFCVILPDVFLVKRLPFCHSNVLPHTYCEHMAVAKFACADIRVNVWYGLSVLLSTVVLDAMLILVSYSLILYAVFRLPSRGARQKALGTCGSHLGVISMFYLPGIFTIITQRFGHHVPLHTHILLANVCMLAPPMLNPIIYGIKTRQIRERVLSTLSSQWKLC from the coding sequence ATGGCATCTTTTAACTACACAGGAACCAGCCATTCTCTGTTTATTCTGCTGGGCATCCCCGGCCTGGAAGACCAACACTTGtggatctctttccccttcttcctttcctacctGGTGGCATTGTTTGGAAACAGCATCCTCATCTTTGTCATCATCACGGAGCGCAGTCTCCATGAGCCCATGTacctcttcctctgcatgctgGCTGTGGCTGACCTCATCCTGTCTACCACCACTGTGCCCAAAGCTCTGGCCATATTCTGGTTTCACGCTGGAACCATTTCCCTGGATGGCTGTGTCACGCAAATCTTCTTCATCCATGCCACCTTCATCGCTGAATCAGGAATTCTGCTGGCCATGGCATTTGACCGCTACGTGGCCATCTGTGACCCACTGCACTACAGCACAGTACTCAGTCGTGTGGTGATTCTTAGGATTGGCTTGGCTGTGgtcctgagaagcttctgtgtgaTACTCCCAGATGTGTTCCTGGTGAAACGCCTGCCTTTCTGCCATAGCAATGTGCTACCGCACACCTACTGCGAGCACATGGCTGTTGCTAAATTTGCTTGTGCTGATATTCGCGTCAATGTTTGGTATGGCTTGTCTGTCCTCCTCTCCACGGTAGTGCTTGATGCTATGCTCATCTtagtttcctacagtctcattCTCTATGCGGTCTTCCGCCTCCCCTCCAGAGGAGCCCGGCAAAAGGCTCTGGGCACATGTGGATCCCACCTCGGTGTCATTTCCATGTTTTACCTGCCTGGCATTTTTACCATAATTACCCAGAGGTTTGGCCACCACGTTCCTCTCCACACCCACATCCTATTGGCCAATGTCTGCATGTTGGCCCCTCCCATGCTGAATCCCATCATCTACGGCATCAAAACCAGGCAGATTCGAGAGCGTGTACTTAGCACTCTGTCTTCCCAGTGGAAACTATGCTGA